From one Anguilla rostrata isolate EN2019 chromosome 12, ASM1855537v3, whole genome shotgun sequence genomic stretch:
- the tubd1 gene encoding tubulin delta chain, whose translation MSIVTVQLGQCGNQVGQELFDVISSDTNDAQKYKPSAQGKAYDACSQERFFNESITGELSARAVLIDMEPKVIAQAMATAAKSGRWKYGDQSFFCQKQGSGNNWANGFCVHGPRHEEAVADLVRREVERCDRLAGILTLMSVAGGTGSGVGTYVTQCLRDAYPHSFILNQLTWPYGTGEVIVQNYNSVLTLSRLYQCSDAVLVHENDTVHRICAQLMNIKHISFGDVNKVIAHQLGSVLQPALTDETHSQYSRNPMGELTAGLVCHPEYRLLSVCSIPQMPSSSQAYSAFTWPGLLKHLRQMLITSAKMEEGIDWQVRAPPVGQGTAERPSGFNRSLANLLILRGKDVSSASACGFMDPALYCPWLPAEGAFSAWRSPLPFNRYEKSATLVSNSQSLLKPLDLMVGKAWNMFASRAYIHQYTKFGIAEEDFLDSFTCLEQVISNYRHL comes from the exons ATGTCGATCGTGACCGTTCAGCTGGGGCAGTGTGGTAACCAGGTCGGTCAGGAGCTGTTCGATGTTATCAGCAGCGACACGAACGACGCGCAGAAATATAAACCCAGTGCCCAAGGAAAAGCGTACGATGCCTGCAGTCAGGAAAGGTTCTTCAACGAGTCCATAACGGGAG AGCTGTCCGCCCGCGCAGTGCTCATTGACATGGAGCCCAAGGTGATCGCTCAGGCCATGGCAACAGCTGCCAAGTCTGGCCGGTGGAAGTATGGCGATCAGTCATTCTTCTGTCAGAAACAGGGCTCAGGAAACAACTGGGCGAACGG GTTCTGCGTCCACGGGCCGCGTCACGAGGAGGCGGTGGCGGACCTCGTGCGGAGAGAGGTGGAGCGCTGTGATAGGCTGGCGGGGATCCTCACCTTGATGAGCGTGGCGGGGGGCACGGGGTCTGGAGTGGGCACCTACGTCACCCAGTGCCTCAGAGACGCATACCCGCACTCTTTCATCCTGAACCAGCTGACCTGGCCCTATGGCACCGGAGAG GTGATCGTGCAGAACTACAACTCGGTCCTCACGCTGTCTCGCCTGTACCAGTGCTCCGACGCCGTCCTGGTGCACGAGAACGACACGGTGCACAGGATCTGCGCCCAGCTCATGAACATCAAGCACATCTCCTTCGGCGACGTGAACAAGGTCATCGCCCACCAGCTGGGCAGCGTGCTGCAGCCCGCCCTCACGGACGAGACACACAGCCAGTACAGCAGGAACCCCATGG gtgagcTGACGGCTGGCCTGGTGTGCCACCCTGAGTACAGGCTGCTGAGCGTGTGCAGTATTCCTCAGATGCCCAGCTCCTCCCAGGCCTACAGCGCCTTCACCTGGCCAGGCCTGCTCAAACACCTGCGCCAGATGCTCATCACGAGCGCCAAGATGGAGGAAG gtatCGACTGGCAGGTGCGGGCACCGCCTGTGGGACAGGGGACTGCAGAGAGACCCAGCGGCTTCAACAGGTCCCTGGCCAACCTCCTGATACTGCGAGGCAAGGATGTCTCCAGTGCCAGTGCGT GTGGCTTTATGGACCCCGCGCTGTATTGCCCCTGGTTACCAGCAGAGGGAGCCTTCAGCGCTTGGAGATCGCCGCTTCCGTTCAACAGATACGAGAAGTCAGCGACACTGGTCAGCAACAGCCAGTCTCTGCTCAAGCCCCTGGACCTGATGGTGGGCAAGGCGTGGAACATGTTTGCATCCAG GGCGTACATTCATCAGTACACCAAGTTTGGAATCGCAGAGGAGGACTTCCTGGACAGCTTCACCTGCTTGGAGCAGGTCATATCCAACTACAGACACCTGTAA